From a region of the Pontixanthobacter gangjinensis genome:
- a CDS encoding low molecular weight protein-tyrosine-phosphatase, with the protein MKRKPAVLFVCLGNICRSPLAEAAFRLAAQEAGLDAKTDSAGTAAYHIGAPPDPRSIDTAARNGADIRHYRGRQIKQSDFINFTHIFALDESNLADILQMARTENSAEIMLLMDTLAGYEGRTVADPYYGDDAGFDVTWDDVSRAADALVKSLKQQTSY; encoded by the coding sequence ATGAAACGAAAACCAGCTGTACTTTTCGTCTGTCTAGGCAACATCTGCCGCTCTCCGCTGGCGGAAGCAGCATTCCGCTTGGCCGCTCAGGAAGCCGGACTGGACGCAAAAACAGATTCCGCCGGAACCGCAGCCTATCATATCGGCGCTCCTCCAGACCCACGTAGCATTGACACAGCGGCGCGGAATGGTGCCGACATCCGTCATTATCGGGGCCGCCAGATCAAACAGAGCGATTTTATAAACTTCACTCATATTTTCGCCCTGGACGAGAGCAATCTGGCCGATATTCTGCAAATGGCTCGAACTGAAAATTCGGCCGAAATAATGCTCCTTATGGATACGCTTGCCGGATATGAGGGACGGACTGTTGCAGACCCTTATTACGGCGACGATGCCGGTTTTGACGTCACTTGGGATGACGTCAGTAGGGCCGCAGACGCCTTGGTCAAATCTCTCAAACAGCAGACTTCTTACTGA
- the recG gene encoding ATP-dependent DNA helicase RecG, whose amino-acid sequence MRPDLLNALFAEVETLDGVGPKLKKPLDKLGLTRIRDVAYHLPERFVTRRSVANLDEASVGEQVVVALTPTEHKGSSGRGPYRVLAQDEIGNICSLTYFGRASYTAKKLLPVGEKRWIAGRIDQYGQMLQIVHPDHVVEASDDTLVRLCEPVYSLSEGLTQPKISGLVEQALARLPDLPEWIEPRQFEAAKWPSWRDSLKLAHKGEHEAARERLAYDELLANSLALLLVRADNRERKGQALIGDGRLREKLELPYSLTGAQARSVAEIEGDMVQQTPMLRLLQGDVGAGKTVVALKAMLIAAEAGKQAALLAPTEILARQHFETLRVMLRPTGVEIALLTGRDKGRARESILMGLLDGSIDMVVGTHAIFQDSVNYKDLALVVIDEQHRFGVAQRLMLSNKGRSTPHTLAMTATPIPRTLTLAQYGEMDVSRLDEMPPGRQPIDTRVVAQERFADVADGVARHIAGGQQAYWVCPMVRENENEDIAAAEARYAGLKERFGDQVVLVHGQLKPDLKDAAMERFASGQAKLLVATTVIEVGVDVPAATLMVIEQAERFGLAQLHQLRGRVGRGSEKSVCLLLRGHTLSETGRERLALMRETQDGFLLAEEDLRLRGGGELLGTRQSGDTPFRVATLEQITRLLPKAHDDAKILMERDGGLSGKRGEAARILLYLFDRDWGVQMLRGG is encoded by the coding sequence ATGCGTCCCGATTTGCTCAATGCTCTGTTTGCCGAAGTCGAAACGCTCGATGGCGTTGGACCGAAATTGAAGAAGCCACTCGACAAGCTGGGCCTCACCCGCATTCGTGATGTCGCTTACCATTTGCCCGAGCGTTTCGTGACGCGGCGTTCGGTCGCCAATCTGGATGAGGCCAGCGTTGGTGAACAAGTTGTGGTCGCACTGACCCCGACGGAGCATAAAGGTTCGTCGGGCCGAGGTCCGTACCGCGTCCTTGCGCAGGATGAGATCGGCAATATCTGCTCGCTGACCTATTTTGGACGCGCTTCATACACAGCTAAGAAATTGCTCCCGGTTGGCGAGAAGCGCTGGATTGCGGGGCGGATAGACCAATATGGCCAAATGCTCCAGATCGTGCATCCGGACCATGTTGTTGAAGCGAGCGATGATACGCTCGTCCGTCTGTGCGAGCCGGTATATTCACTTTCGGAAGGTCTGACCCAGCCGAAGATCTCAGGGCTCGTAGAACAAGCTTTAGCGCGTTTGCCAGATTTGCCTGAATGGATTGAACCGCGTCAATTCGAAGCGGCAAAGTGGCCGTCATGGCGCGATTCTTTGAAACTGGCGCATAAGGGCGAGCATGAGGCGGCGCGCGAACGGCTCGCCTATGACGAATTGTTGGCAAACTCGCTGGCACTGTTGCTGGTGCGGGCGGATAATCGCGAACGCAAGGGCCAAGCGCTAATTGGTGACGGGCGGCTGCGCGAAAAGCTTGAATTGCCCTATTCGCTGACCGGAGCGCAAGCGCGATCAGTTGCCGAAATTGAAGGTGATATGGTTCAGCAAACGCCGATGCTCCGGTTGCTACAGGGCGATGTGGGCGCGGGTAAGACGGTGGTTGCACTGAAAGCAATGCTGATCGCTGCGGAGGCTGGCAAACAGGCCGCCTTGCTCGCACCAACTGAAATTTTGGCGAGGCAGCATTTTGAGACTTTGCGCGTAATGCTGCGACCTACTGGCGTTGAAATCGCGTTATTGACCGGGCGGGACAAGGGCAGGGCGCGCGAATCCATTCTGATGGGACTGCTAGACGGCAGCATCGATATGGTAGTCGGCACCCATGCGATCTTTCAGGACAGCGTGAATTACAAGGATCTTGCGCTCGTCGTAATTGACGAACAGCACCGTTTTGGGGTCGCTCAGCGCTTGATGCTGTCAAATAAAGGCAGGTCCACTCCGCATACTTTGGCAATGACCGCGACACCAATCCCGCGCACGTTGACGCTGGCGCAATATGGCGAAATGGATGTCTCTCGGCTCGACGAAATGCCGCCGGGACGCCAACCTATTGATACCCGGGTTGTCGCTCAGGAGCGGTTTGCCGATGTGGCTGACGGGGTGGCGCGGCACATTGCCGGGGGACAGCAAGCCTATTGGGTTTGCCCGATGGTCCGCGAGAACGAGAATGAGGATATCGCCGCTGCCGAAGCGCGTTACGCAGGCTTGAAAGAACGGTTCGGTGATCAAGTTGTTCTCGTTCACGGGCAATTGAAGCCTGACCTTAAAGACGCCGCGATGGAGCGGTTCGCCAGCGGCCAAGCCAAGCTCCTGGTTGCTACCACCGTGATCGAAGTCGGCGTTGATGTTCCCGCCGCGACCTTGATGGTGATCGAACAAGCCGAACGATTTGGCCTTGCCCAATTGCATCAATTGCGTGGGCGAGTGGGGAGGGGCTCGGAAAAATCGGTGTGCCTGCTACTACGTGGCCATACTCTTTCGGAGACAGGGCGTGAGCGGCTAGCTTTGATGCGTGAAACACAGGATGGATTTTTACTCGCCGAGGAAGATCTGCGGCTGCGTGGCGGGGGTGAGCTTCTAGGCACGCGGCAATCGGGCGACACCCCGTTCCGCGTCGCAACGCTCGAGCAGATTACCCGGCTCTTGCCAAAAGCCCATGATGACGCGAAAATACTGATGGAGCGCGATGGCGGCCTGTCCGGAAAGCGCGGAGAGGCCGCACGGATTTTGCTGTATCTTTTTGATCGCGATTGGGGCGTTCAAATGCTTAGGGGCGGATAG
- a CDS encoding succinate dehydrogenase assembly factor 2 translates to MSENTDLASRFARAKFRSWHRGTREADYMIGGFYDRYHDQWSEPDLLWFETLLDEDDVDIMAWALKSQPTPPVFAGPHMELMQKLDYVNIPR, encoded by the coding sequence ATGTCAGAAAATACCGATCTCGCATCGCGCTTCGCTCGCGCCAAGTTCCGTTCATGGCACCGTGGCACGCGGGAAGCCGATTATATGATTGGCGGGTTCTATGACCGCTATCATGATCAATGGTCAGAACCCGATTTGCTTTGGTTTGAAACGCTGCTTGATGAAGACGATGTGGACATCATGGCTTGGGCGCTGAAATCGCAGCCGACACCGCCCGTCTTCGCCGGACCGCACATGGAATTGATGCAGAAGCTCGATTACGTAAATATTCCGCGCTGA
- the mfd gene encoding transcription-repair coupling factor: MPDLNRILSAKTPLTLSSLARGAQPLVLADLARASKGRAVFIAADDSSMRAITDSAHYFAPELEVIEFPAWDCLPYDRASPALTVSAKRLSALHRLNVGKTGSQLLVTTVNAVLQRVLTPFRVREAVREFKPGVEIGRQSLAALLQRQGYSRADTVVDAGEYAVRGSIVDIFPSGLDQGLRLDFFGDELESLRLFDPSTQTSTGILKSHLLLPASEALLDEDTIKRFRARYREMFGATATGDPLYQAVSEGRRLAGMEHWLPLFEDRLATLFDHLTDQDQIIIDSGAIQSGDDRLKDIADYHQSRAKAAGQAAGSYRPLEESALYVSREEFEGHLTDWPIHRTVIFAEPESAKTLDFGFASARDFSPERARGDNIYEAAANHLQAIGKAGKKPLLATYSEGSRSRIASILSEAGTKTALADTWQQALGLAAKGQPVAMVLPLDSGFSNSDLELLTEQDILGDRLVRRKKRKKDADAFLAELSALGRGDLVVHIEHGIGKYLGLEPIAVGKSQHDCVMLEYKGGDKLFIPVENIDVLSRYGSSEDAVMLDRLGGEAWQKRRSNLKDRIRAIAGELMQVAAERALKKAPIFEAEEASFNQFVDRFPWQETDDQEAAIADVLRDLESGRPMDRLVCGDVGFGKTEVALRAAFVAAMNGQQVAVVAPTTLLARQHFTNFTERFEGFPLKVGRLSRLVPPKEAKETREGLEAGTMDIVIGTHAILSKSTQFKNLGLVIVDEEQRFGVTHKEKLKQLRSNVHMLTLTATPIPRTLQMAMSGLRELSTIQTPPVDRLAVRTYVMEWDEMVMREALLREHHRGGQSFIVVPRISDMADVEEWLKEHVPEIKPISAHGQMSPTEVEERMSAFYEGKYEVLLSTTIVESGLDIPSANTIIIHRADRFGLAQLYQLRGRVGRSKLRAYAYLTHPKDQQLSEIAEKRLKVLSDLDSLGAGFQLASHDLDIRGAGNLLGDEQSGHIREVGFELYQSMLEDAILAVKAGAMGLSPDREKVSPQITVDAPIMIPEDYVPDLAVRMALYRRLNDAKDKAEIEAMAAEMIDRFGALPDATSNLIRLIEIKHQAIEANIAKIDVGARGTLVTFHNDDFPDGPGLIAYVDRLKNTAKLRPDMKLVINRAWSDPQSRLNGLFQLTKGLGNIARKARKAAA; encoded by the coding sequence ATGCCTGATCTCAACCGCATACTTTCGGCCAAAACGCCGCTAACTCTGTCGTCACTGGCCCGTGGGGCGCAGCCTTTGGTGCTGGCCGATCTGGCGCGAGCATCCAAAGGCCGCGCGGTATTTATCGCTGCTGACGATTCATCAATGCGTGCGATCACTGATTCAGCCCATTATTTCGCGCCGGAATTGGAAGTCATCGAATTTCCGGCTTGGGATTGCTTGCCCTATGACCGGGCCAGCCCCGCCCTGACGGTGAGCGCAAAGCGGCTGTCTGCCTTGCACCGGCTAAATGTCGGCAAAACCGGCTCGCAGCTGCTCGTCACCACCGTCAACGCTGTGTTGCAACGCGTGCTGACACCGTTCCGCGTGCGAGAGGCCGTGCGCGAGTTCAAGCCCGGCGTTGAAATCGGCCGCCAAAGCCTGGCCGCATTGCTCCAGCGCCAAGGCTATTCCCGCGCGGATACTGTGGTGGACGCTGGCGAATATGCCGTTCGCGGGTCAATCGTGGACATCTTCCCGTCGGGTCTGGATCAGGGCCTAAGGCTCGATTTCTTCGGCGACGAGTTGGAAAGCTTGCGGCTGTTCGATCCTTCAACGCAAACTAGCACCGGCATACTGAAATCGCATCTACTGCTGCCTGCAAGCGAAGCTTTGCTGGACGAAGACACCATCAAGCGTTTCCGCGCGCGCTACCGCGAAATGTTCGGCGCAACGGCAACAGGCGACCCGCTGTATCAAGCGGTGAGTGAAGGACGCCGCCTTGCAGGCATGGAGCATTGGCTTCCGCTGTTTGAAGACAGGTTGGCGACTTTGTTCGATCATTTGACCGATCAGGACCAGATCATAATCGATAGCGGCGCCATCCAATCAGGTGATGATCGGCTGAAAGACATCGCCGATTATCACCAATCGCGCGCCAAGGCGGCAGGACAGGCGGCGGGTAGCTACCGACCGCTCGAAGAAAGCGCGCTTTACGTGAGCCGTGAGGAGTTCGAGGGTCATCTAACCGATTGGCCAATCCACCGGACCGTGATTTTCGCCGAACCTGAAAGCGCCAAAACGCTCGATTTCGGCTTTGCTTCAGCGCGCGATTTTTCCCCCGAACGCGCCCGGGGTGACAATATATACGAAGCGGCTGCAAATCATCTTCAGGCAATTGGCAAGGCTGGAAAGAAACCGCTGCTTGCGACCTATTCAGAAGGCAGCCGGTCGCGCATCGCGTCGATCCTGTCCGAGGCTGGCACCAAAACCGCGCTCGCCGACACATGGCAACAGGCGCTTGGGCTTGCGGCCAAGGGGCAGCCTGTCGCGATGGTTCTGCCGCTCGATAGCGGCTTTTCAAACAGCGATTTGGAACTGCTTACCGAACAAGACATTCTTGGTGACCGGCTTGTCCGCCGCAAGAAACGCAAGAAGGATGCAGACGCTTTTCTGGCAGAATTGTCAGCACTCGGGCGCGGTGATCTGGTGGTTCATATCGAACACGGGATCGGCAAATATCTGGGGTTGGAGCCGATTGCGGTCGGCAAAAGCCAGCATGACTGCGTGATGCTGGAATATAAGGGCGGCGACAAGCTGTTCATCCCGGTTGAAAATATCGATGTCCTGTCACGCTACGGCTCATCAGAAGATGCCGTCATGCTCGACCGGCTTGGCGGCGAAGCGTGGCAGAAACGTCGGTCGAACCTGAAGGACCGGATCCGCGCCATTGCTGGCGAGTTAATGCAGGTTGCGGCTGAGCGGGCATTGAAGAAGGCGCCCATCTTTGAGGCCGAAGAGGCAAGTTTCAACCAATTCGTCGACCGTTTCCCATGGCAGGAAACCGATGACCAAGAAGCTGCGATTGCAGATGTACTGCGCGATCTAGAAAGCGGCCGCCCAATGGACAGGCTTGTGTGCGGCGATGTCGGATTTGGAAAGACCGAAGTCGCTTTGCGCGCTGCATTCGTTGCCGCTATGAATGGACAACAAGTTGCGGTTGTGGCGCCCACTACGCTGCTTGCTCGCCAGCACTTCACCAATTTCACAGAGCGGTTCGAAGGTTTCCCGCTAAAGGTTGGCCGCCTGTCGCGCTTGGTCCCGCCAAAAGAAGCCAAGGAAACACGCGAGGGGCTCGAAGCGGGCACCATGGACATCGTCATCGGCACTCATGCGATCCTGTCCAAATCAACCCAGTTTAAAAACCTTGGGTTGGTGATCGTGGATGAAGAACAGCGCTTTGGCGTAACCCATAAAGAGAAGCTGAAGCAACTGCGCAGCAACGTTCATATGCTGACGCTCACGGCAACGCCAATCCCGCGCACTTTGCAAATGGCGATGAGCGGATTGCGCGAACTCAGCACGATACAGACACCACCAGTCGACCGGCTCGCGGTGCGCACTTATGTGATGGAATGGGACGAAATGGTGATGCGCGAGGCATTGCTGCGTGAACATCATCGCGGCGGGCAAAGCTTCATCGTCGTGCCGCGCATTTCGGATATGGCCGATGTCGAAGAATGGCTCAAAGAGCATGTTCCGGAAATCAAGCCAATCAGCGCGCATGGGCAAATGTCCCCGACAGAAGTCGAGGAACGGATGAGCGCGTTCTACGAGGGCAAATATGAGGTCCTGCTTTCGACAACCATCGTCGAAAGCGGACTTGATATCCCGAGCGCCAACACGATCATCATCCACCGCGCCGACCGATTTGGCCTAGCCCAATTATACCAGTTGCGCGGACGCGTCGGACGGTCAAAATTGCGTGCTTACGCCTATCTCACGCATCCCAAAGACCAGCAATTGTCCGAAATTGCCGAGAAGCGCCTTAAGGTGTTAAGCGACCTCGACAGCCTCGGCGCAGGCTTCCAGCTTGCCAGTCACGATCTGGATATTCGCGGGGCTGGCAATCTGCTGGGTGACGAGCAATCGGGCCATATCCGCGAGGTCGGCTTCGAGCTGTATCAATCAATGCTGGAAGATGCGATTTTGGCGGTTAAAGCTGGCGCTATGGGACTGTCGCCAGACCGTGAAAAGGTCAGTCCGCAAATCACCGTCGATGCGCCGATCATGATCCCAGAAGATTACGTGCCAGACCTGGCCGTTCGCATGGCGCTTTACCGGCGTTTGAATGATGCGAAAGACAAGGCTGAAATCGAGGCAATGGCGGCAGAAATGATCGACCGGTTTGGCGCCTTGCCTGATGCGACATCGAACCTGATTCGACTAATCGAAATCAAACATCAGGCAATCGAGGCCAATATCGCCAAGATTGATGTCGGCGCACGCGGCACGCTGGTCACATTCCACAATGATGATTTCCCCGACGGACCCGGCCTGATTGCGTATGTTGACCGATTGAAAAATACTGCGAAATTACGTCCCGACATGAAGCTGGTTATCAACCGCGCGTGGAGCGATCCGCAATCACGCCTCAACGGCCTGTTCCAGCTAACCAAGGGTCTCGGCAATATTGCTCGAAAAGCGCGAAAGGCGGCTGCCTAA
- a CDS encoding putative bifunctional diguanylate cyclase/phosphodiesterase — MANALQPAPTVFPNAAGFEVSMRDDLTGLAGVATARARLSEWQSAAGAKGKTAPVHAMLIGLGRFDTVNLAYGEAAGDRALVAIAQRILHFAEDEFEESEWLAARLGGGKFLLAAHEACNRERWQWLGEALADAIAHPIADLDGAGTLRLWPRIALMRPAPGEGPSMIFDRLAETLEQARGQHSRRVLWADGGLTVPGRRSALVEADLLAAIDRDEIDLLFQPQVSLKDNTVIGAEALARWQHPELGRIGASQLFAIAERTDHVAQLSRHIAKTALESAVLWPEGLRLSINVTPADLAAPSFADELLSIVEVSGFDANRLTLEITEHVLLDELERSAAMLHSLQDAGVRIALDDFGAGFCNFNYLKILPLDAIKLDRSMVDGITEDERDLAVLRGILAMAKALGLSVIAEGIETEAQRALVAVEGADYYQGFLCATPMGQKEFLQSVNN, encoded by the coding sequence ATGGCCAATGCTTTGCAACCTGCACCAACCGTATTTCCAAATGCCGCCGGCTTTGAGGTTTCCATGCGCGATGATCTGACCGGTCTTGCGGGTGTCGCTACTGCTCGTGCAAGGCTATCCGAATGGCAAAGCGCCGCAGGTGCCAAGGGCAAAACCGCACCGGTTCATGCGATGCTGATCGGTCTGGGCCGGTTTGATACGGTCAATCTGGCTTATGGCGAGGCGGCCGGTGACCGAGCCCTGGTTGCGATTGCACAACGCATTTTGCACTTTGCAGAAGATGAATTTGAGGAAAGTGAATGGCTTGCGGCGCGGCTCGGCGGCGGGAAGTTCTTGCTGGCGGCGCATGAGGCCTGCAACCGCGAGCGCTGGCAATGGCTGGGCGAAGCGTTAGCTGATGCGATCGCCCACCCCATCGCTGATCTTGACGGTGCAGGGACCCTGCGTCTGTGGCCGCGAATTGCGCTGATGCGGCCTGCGCCGGGCGAAGGGCCGTCTATGATCTTCGATCGGCTCGCTGAAACGCTTGAACAGGCAAGAGGCCAACACAGCCGCCGAGTTTTGTGGGCCGATGGCGGCCTGACTGTGCCTGGTCGGCGCAGCGCCTTGGTAGAGGCTGATTTGCTAGCTGCAATTGACCGTGATGAAATAGACTTGTTGTTCCAGCCGCAGGTTTCCTTGAAGGATAATACGGTAATCGGTGCTGAGGCGCTGGCGCGGTGGCAGCATCCTGAACTGGGGCGCATCGGTGCGAGCCAGCTGTTCGCGATTGCCGAGCGTACCGATCACGTCGCGCAATTGTCTCGCCACATCGCCAAGACCGCGCTGGAAAGTGCCGTGCTTTGGCCCGAGGGATTGAGGCTTTCGATAAATGTCACTCCAGCGGATTTGGCAGCGCCAAGTTTCGCGGATGAATTGTTGTCGATTGTCGAGGTATCGGGGTTCGATGCGAACCGGCTGACTCTGGAGATTACCGAGCATGTTTTGCTCGACGAGCTGGAGCGCAGCGCGGCAATGTTGCACAGCTTGCAGGATGCAGGGGTCCGGATCGCGCTGGATGATTTCGGGGCTGGTTTCTGCAATTTCAATTATCTGAAAATCCTGCCGCTCGATGCGATCAAGCTGGATCGTTCGATGGTTGACGGGATCACCGAAGATGAGCGGGACCTCGCCGTTTTACGCGGCATTCTGGCCATGGCCAAGGCGCTCGGCCTGAGCGTTATTGCCGAAGGTATCGAAACCGAAGCCCAACGCGCACTCGTGGCCGTTGAGGGTGCTGATTATTATCAGGGCTTCTTGTGCGCTACCCCAATGGGCCAGAAAGAATTTCTGCAATCCGTAAACAATTGA
- a CDS encoding NAD kinase, whose product MSSNHGFRKLALAISDTSKAQQTADELRDAHDWVPIEQADALVTLGGDGFMLHMLHSMLDSGRIIPTYGINRGTVGFLMNRYRPGVKLLEKVNRSRSIGIAPLRMEATTRDGQIHVECAINEVSLLRETRQTAKLEVSVDERVRIRELVGDGVLVSTPAGSTAYNLSANGPILPLDSQLLALTPISPFRPRRWRGAILPDRSTIRFRVNEPDKRPVAAVADQKEIRDIAEVSIEIAGDSELTLLFDPGHSLDERIVAEQFMV is encoded by the coding sequence TTGAGCAGCAATCACGGCTTCAGGAAGCTGGCACTCGCCATTTCCGATACGTCCAAGGCCCAACAAACCGCAGACGAATTACGCGATGCGCATGATTGGGTACCGATTGAGCAGGCTGACGCGCTGGTAACGCTCGGCGGTGATGGCTTCATGCTGCACATGCTGCATTCGATGCTCGATAGTGGACGGATAATTCCGACTTACGGCATCAATCGAGGTACCGTCGGATTTTTGATGAACCGATATCGTCCCGGTGTGAAATTGCTCGAAAAAGTCAATCGATCGCGCTCCATCGGCATTGCGCCACTCCGGATGGAGGCCACAACTCGCGACGGTCAAATCCATGTCGAATGTGCGATCAATGAAGTCAGCTTGCTACGTGAAACACGTCAGACGGCTAAGCTGGAAGTATCGGTGGATGAACGCGTGCGAATCAGGGAGCTGGTTGGCGATGGCGTGCTTGTTTCAACACCCGCCGGGTCCACAGCCTATAATCTGTCAGCCAATGGTCCAATCCTGCCGCTCGATTCCCAATTACTCGCCCTTACCCCTATAAGTCCGTTTCGCCCGCGCCGCTGGCGCGGTGCCATCCTGCCAGACCGGTCAACAATCCGTTTCCGTGTCAACGAGCCGGACAAGCGGCCCGTTGCTGCTGTCGCGGATCAAAAGGAAATCAGGGACATCGCCGAAGTAAGCATTGAAATCGCAGGCGATTCGGAACTTACATTGCTGTTTGATCCCGGTCATTCGCTTGACGAACGCATTGTCGCAGAACAATTCATGGTCTGA
- a CDS encoding phage major capsid protein: MTTQTKTIQELAAETKAALLAPSTELKFRMDEMEQKFSAIPSGGFSSQSQSWGAQVTDSDELKTLSSVIGSQPGRVRIEMKDITSASGSAGGFATPMLDGNVNALPGRMPRMRDVLNVVNTVSGSVEYLDQVTRTNGAAPQVEGAMKGESNYEWELRNLPIQTIAHWTRQTVQILSDAPQLQSVIDTEMRYGLAIEEENQILSGSGISPNLNGLITNATPFAADFTPASETMIDKVGLGVLQVALAEFMPNGIAVHPSDWMRMRLLKDADGKYLLGDPGADVRPVLFGLPVIGTTAIPKDKFLIGDFMRAATLYDRQAPTVALSTEDRDNFTTNRVTIRVESRLALAIKQPLATSYGDFGNTP; encoded by the coding sequence ATGACTACTCAAACAAAAACGATTCAAGAACTTGCAGCCGAAACCAAGGCGGCTTTGCTCGCGCCATCAACCGAACTTAAATTTCGCATGGATGAAATGGAGCAGAAGTTTTCCGCAATTCCAAGCGGCGGCTTTTCCTCCCAATCGCAAAGTTGGGGCGCGCAAGTTACGGACAGCGACGAACTTAAAACCCTTTCGAGCGTAATAGGCTCACAACCCGGCCGCGTTCGCATTGAAATGAAAGACATCACAAGCGCAAGCGGCAGCGCAGGCGGCTTTGCTACGCCTATGCTGGATGGCAATGTAAACGCCTTGCCGGGGCGTATGCCGAGAATGCGCGACGTTTTGAACGTAGTGAACACTGTTAGCGGCTCGGTTGAATACCTTGACCAAGTGACCCGCACCAATGGCGCGGCCCCGCAAGTTGAAGGCGCTATGAAAGGCGAGTCAAACTATGAGTGGGAGCTGCGCAACCTGCCGATTCAAACGATAGCGCACTGGACACGGCAAACCGTGCAAATCCTATCGGATGCGCCGCAACTGCAAAGCGTGATTGATACGGAGATGCGCTACGGTTTGGCAATTGAGGAAGAAAACCAGATTCTTTCTGGCAGCGGCATTTCGCCAAACCTTAATGGACTAATCACCAACGCGACCCCGTTTGCGGCTGACTTTACGCCAGCAAGTGAGACAATGATCGACAAGGTTGGTTTAGGCGTTCTGCAAGTCGCGCTGGCTGAGTTTATGCCAAACGGAATTGCAGTTCACCCTTCCGATTGGATGCGGATGCGATTGCTTAAGGATGCGGACGGCAAATACTTGCTTGGTGATCCCGGCGCAGACGTTCGCCCTGTTCTTTTCGGGCTTCCAGTGATTGGCACAACCGCAATCCCAAAAGACAAGTTCCTGATTGGTGACTTTATGCGAGCGGCAACATTGTATGACCGACAAGCGCCTACAGTGGCATTATCAACCGAGGATCGGGACAATTTCACCACCAACCGCGTAACAATCCGGGTTGAGTCAAGGCTAGCACTTGCAATCAAGCAACCGCTGGCGACTTCCTACGGTGACTTCGGCAACACCCCTTAA